One Parageobacillus sp. KH3-4 genomic region harbors:
- a CDS encoding CtsR family transcriptional regulator produces the protein MPNISDIIEQYLKQVLNMSDKDIVEIKRSEIADKFQCVPSQINYVINTRFTLERGYIVESKRGGGGYIRIMKVKTKSEAQLIDQLLELVGRHVSQSNAEDIIQRLVEEKVISEREAKIMLSVMDRSVLYIDLPQRDELRARMLRAMLTSLKYK, from the coding sequence GTGCCAAATATTTCCGATATTATTGAGCAATATTTAAAACAAGTATTGAACATGAGCGATAAAGATATTGTGGAAATTAAAAGAAGCGAAATTGCGGATAAATTTCAGTGTGTTCCGTCGCAAATTAATTATGTCATTAATACGAGATTTACGTTGGAGAGAGGATATATTGTTGAGAGTAAGCGCGGCGGCGGCGGTTACATTCGCATTATGAAAGTCAAGACAAAAAGCGAAGCACAGCTGATTGATCAATTGCTGGAATTAGTCGGACGTCACGTCAGCCAATCCAATGCGGAAGATATTATTCAGCGTCTTGTTGAAGAAAAGGTAATTTCAGAACGGGAAGCAAAAATTATGCTAAGCGTAATGGACCGTTCCGTATTATACATCGATTTGCCACAACGTGACGAATTGAGAGCGCGCATGCTAAGAGCGATGTTGACATCGCTAAAGTATAAGTAG
- a CDS encoding UvrB/UvrC motif-containing protein encodes MICQECKERPATMHFTKIINGEKTEFHLCEQCAHEHSDMFMFYGNDDFSFNNLLAGLLNFPSSVKEMTTSPFHSSDILQCEKCNMTYHQFTKIGRFGCSNCYRTFARYLPPILKRLHSGNTAHAGKIPKRKGGTLHLRKQIAMLKQKLQELVAREEFEKAAEVRDQIRSLEYQLHQRGEGEM; translated from the coding sequence TTGATATGTCAAGAATGCAAAGAGAGACCGGCAACGATGCATTTCACGAAAATTATAAACGGTGAAAAAACGGAATTTCATCTTTGCGAACAATGCGCGCATGAGCATAGCGATATGTTTATGTTTTATGGGAATGACGACTTTTCCTTTAATAATTTGTTAGCTGGCCTGCTTAACTTTCCATCTTCTGTGAAAGAAATGACAACAAGTCCGTTCCACAGTTCAGATATTTTACAATGCGAAAAATGTAACATGACTTATCATCAGTTTACAAAAATAGGTCGTTTCGGTTGTTCAAACTGTTATCGCACCTTTGCCCGATATTTACCGCCAATATTGAAAAGACTCCATAGCGGAAATACAGCCCATGCTGGAAAAATACCGAAACGAAAAGGTGGAACACTTCATTTGCGCAAACAAATTGCTATGTTAAAACAAAAATTGCAGGAACTTGTGGCAAGAGAAGAATTTGAAAAGGCGGCAGAGGTTCGCGATCAAATTCGTTCCCTTGAATATCAGCTTCATCAACGTGGAGAGGGGGAGATGTAG
- a CDS encoding protein arginine kinase has protein sequence MSFEKFFNTAVSSWMSQEGPDSDIVLSSRIRLARNISDFRFPTVFSNEEAQQIVSLFEQTFAHRFYRSVGRFELLKMSELQPIEKRVLVEKHLISPHLAEDSPFGACLLSENEEISIMINEEDHIRIQCLFPGFQLTEALKAANELDDWIEEHVNYAFDEKLGYLTSCPTNVGTGMRASVMMHLPALVLTQQMNRVIPAVNQLGLVVRGTYGEGSEALGNIFQISNQITLGKSEEDIVEDLKSVVQQLIAQERMARETLVKTLNIQLEDRVFRSYGILANSRVIDSKEAAQCLSDVRLGIDLGYIKNISRNILNELMILTQPGFLQQYAGGVLRPEERDVRRAALIRERLNMEERKMNGG, from the coding sequence ATGTCGTTTGAGAAGTTTTTTAATACGGCAGTAAGCTCTTGGATGAGCCAAGAGGGTCCTGATTCGGACATCGTGTTAAGCAGCCGCATCCGCTTGGCCAGAAACATTAGCGATTTTCGGTTTCCCACGGTATTTAGCAATGAGGAAGCGCAGCAAATCGTTTCATTGTTTGAGCAAACATTTGCCCACCGTTTTTATCGTTCTGTCGGTCGTTTCGAATTGTTAAAAATGTCAGAGCTTCAACCGATTGAAAAAAGGGTATTGGTAGAAAAGCATTTAATTAGTCCGCATTTGGCAGAAGATTCTCCCTTTGGGGCATGCTTGCTCTCAGAAAATGAGGAAATAAGCATTATGATTAATGAAGAGGATCACATTCGCATTCAATGCTTATTTCCTGGCTTTCAATTAACAGAGGCATTAAAAGCAGCTAATGAACTTGATGACTGGATTGAGGAACATGTCAATTATGCATTTGATGAAAAACTTGGATATTTAACAAGCTGCCCGACAAATGTTGGAACAGGAATGCGCGCTTCTGTAATGATGCATCTCCCGGCTCTCGTTTTAACACAGCAGATGAACCGCGTTATTCCAGCAGTTAACCAACTCGGGTTAGTCGTACGTGGAACATATGGAGAAGGCAGTGAGGCATTAGGGAATATTTTTCAAATTTCGAACCAAATTACATTAGGAAAGTCAGAAGAGGATATTGTCGAAGATTTGAAAAGTGTCGTTCAGCAGTTAATTGCTCAGGAAAGAATGGCAAGGGAGACATTAGTTAAAACTTTAAACATACAATTAGAAGACAGAGTCTTCCGTTCCTATGGGATATTGGCCAATAGCCGTGTTATTGACTCGAAAGAAGCGGCTCAATGTTTGTCAGATGTACGTTTAGGGATTGATTTAGGGTACATTAAAAATATTTCGCGCAATATTTTAAATGAGCTCATGATTTTAACTCAACCTGGTTTTTTACAACAATATGCAGGCGGCGTGTTAAGACCGGAAGAACGGGATGTTCGACGAGCTGCACTGATACGAGAGCGTTTAAACATGGAAGAACGAAAAATGAATGGAGGGTGA
- the clpC gene encoding ATP-dependent protease ATP-binding subunit ClpC gives MMFGRFTERAQKVLALAQEEAIRLGHNNIGTEHILLGLIREGEGIAAKALMALGLGPEKIQKEVESLIGRGHEVSHTIHYTPRAKKVIELSMDEARKLGHSYVGTEHILLGLIREGEGVAARVLNNLGVSLNKARQQVLQLLGSNESVSGHSGGGASHVSTPTLDSLARDLTAIAREGRLDPVIGRSKEIQRVIEVLSRRTKNNPVLIGEPGVGKTAIAEGLAQQIVNNEVPETLRDKRVMTLDMGTVVAGTKYRGEFEDRLKKVMDEIRQAGNIILFIDELHTLIGAGGAEGAIDASNILKPALARGELQCIGATTLDEYRKYIEKDAALERRFQPIYVDEPTVEESIQILKGLRDRYEAHHRVSISDEAIIQAVKLSDRYITDRFLPDKAIDLIDEACSKVRLRSFTAPPKLKELEQKLEEVRKEKDAAVQSQEFEKAASLRDMEQRLREELEETKRAWKEKQGQENSEVTVEDIAMVVSSWTGIPVAKLAQTETERLLKLEEILHSRVVGQDEAVKAVAKAVRRARAGLKDPKRPIGSFIFLGPTGVGKTELARALAEAMFGDEDALIRIDMSEYMEKHSTSRLIGSPPGYVGYEEGGQLTEKVRRKPYSVVLLDEMEKAHPDVFNILLQVLEDGRLTDSKGRTVDFRNTIIIMTSNVGADALKRNKYVGFNVQDEDQKYKDMKGKVMDELKKAFRPEFLNRIDEIIVFHSLEKQHLKQIVKLMADTLIKRLKEQDIDLELTDAAIEKIASEGYDPEYGARPLRRALQKHVEDRLSEELLKGTIAKGQKVIVDVKNGEFVVLSEQAVM, from the coding sequence ATGATGTTTGGAAGATTTACGGAACGGGCGCAAAAAGTGTTGGCGCTAGCCCAAGAAGAGGCAATACGCCTTGGCCATAATAACATTGGAACGGAACATATTTTATTAGGTTTAATTCGTGAAGGAGAAGGAATTGCAGCCAAAGCATTAATGGCGTTAGGACTTGGTCCGGAGAAAATCCAAAAAGAGGTAGAATCGCTAATCGGCCGCGGCCATGAAGTTTCCCATACGATCCATTATACGCCACGTGCGAAAAAAGTAATCGAATTGTCGATGGACGAGGCGAGAAAGCTTGGGCATTCCTATGTAGGAACGGAACATATTTTGCTTGGCCTCATTCGTGAAGGAGAAGGAGTTGCGGCTCGCGTACTTAATAATTTAGGAGTGAGTCTGAATAAAGCGCGCCAACAAGTGCTGCAATTGCTTGGAAGCAATGAGTCAGTTTCCGGTCATTCAGGAGGAGGCGCTTCGCATGTAAGTACGCCAACATTAGACAGCTTGGCCCGTGATTTAACGGCGATTGCCCGTGAAGGCAGATTAGACCCGGTCATTGGCAGAAGCAAAGAAATTCAGCGTGTCATCGAAGTATTGAGCCGCCGTACAAAAAATAATCCGGTGCTAATCGGGGAACCTGGAGTTGGGAAAACGGCGATTGCTGAAGGGCTCGCGCAGCAAATCGTCAACAACGAAGTGCCGGAAACGCTTCGCGATAAGCGGGTCATGACGCTGGATATGGGAACGGTCGTTGCTGGTACAAAATACCGTGGGGAATTTGAAGATCGTTTGAAAAAAGTGATGGATGAAATTCGACAAGCAGGAAACATCATTCTCTTCATTGATGAGCTCCATACGCTTATTGGCGCAGGTGGAGCGGAAGGCGCGATTGATGCATCGAACATCTTGAAGCCAGCGCTTGCCCGCGGGGAGCTGCAATGCATTGGTGCGACTACATTGGACGAATATCGGAAATATATTGAAAAAGACGCGGCGCTAGAACGTCGTTTCCAACCGATTTACGTCGATGAGCCGACGGTAGAGGAATCAATTCAAATTTTAAAAGGATTGCGCGATCGCTATGAAGCGCATCACCGCGTATCTATTTCCGATGAGGCGATCATTCAGGCGGTAAAATTATCTGACCGTTATATTACCGACCGTTTTCTTCCGGATAAAGCGATCGATTTAATCGATGAGGCATGCTCGAAAGTTCGCCTGCGTTCGTTTACGGCACCGCCAAAATTAAAAGAGCTCGAACAAAAACTGGAGGAAGTGCGTAAGGAAAAAGACGCTGCTGTACAAAGCCAAGAATTTGAAAAAGCTGCTTCGCTGCGCGACATGGAACAACGTTTACGCGAAGAACTGGAAGAAACGAAACGAGCGTGGAAAGAAAAACAAGGCCAAGAAAACTCTGAGGTAACAGTCGAGGACATCGCGATGGTTGTATCGAGCTGGACCGGAATTCCGGTGGCGAAATTAGCGCAGACAGAAACAGAACGATTGTTGAAACTAGAAGAAATTTTACATTCCCGCGTCGTTGGTCAAGATGAAGCAGTAAAAGCAGTTGCTAAAGCAGTCCGCCGCGCGCGCGCTGGATTAAAAGATCCGAAACGTCCTATTGGCTCGTTCATTTTTCTTGGGCCGACTGGTGTCGGAAAAACCGAATTGGCAAGAGCGCTTGCAGAAGCAATGTTCGGTGATGAAGACGCGCTTATTCGCATCGATATGTCTGAATATATGGAGAAACACTCGACATCTCGTTTGATCGGTTCGCCTCCTGGGTATGTCGGGTACGAAGAAGGCGGTCAGCTAACTGAAAAAGTGCGCCGCAAACCGTATTCGGTTGTGTTATTAGATGAGATGGAAAAAGCTCATCCAGACGTATTTAACATTTTGCTGCAAGTGCTGGAAGACGGTCGTTTAACCGACTCGAAAGGAAGAACGGTTGACTTCCGCAATACGATTATCATTATGACATCCAACGTTGGCGCAGATGCGTTAAAGCGGAACAAATACGTCGGCTTTAACGTTCAAGATGAAGATCAAAAATATAAAGATATGAAAGGAAAAGTCATGGACGAGTTAAAGAAAGCGTTCCGCCCGGAATTTTTGAACCGCATTGATGAAATTATCGTCTTCCATTCGCTTGAAAAACAACATTTAAAACAAATTGTCAAACTGATGGCAGACACGTTGATTAAACGTTTAAAAGAACAAGATATCGATTTAGAGCTGACGGATGCGGCGATTGAAAAAATTGCCTCGGAAGGATATGATCCAGAATATGGTGCTCGTCCATTGCGCCGCGCGTTGCAAAAACATGTAGAAGATCGTTTGTCGGAAGAATTGTTGAAAGGAACGATTGCCAAAGGGCAAAAAGTGATCGTAGACGTAAAAAACGGAGAGTTCGTCGTTTTATCGGAACAAGCTGTGATGTAA
- the radA gene encoding DNA repair protein RadA: MGKKKTKFVCQECGYESAKWLGRCPGCNTWNSMVEEIERTKPATRGVFVHSAPDIISKPVPITTVTTTQEPRIQTSISEFNRVLGGGVVKGSLVLIGGDPGIGKSTLLLQVSAQLAALQHKVLYISGEESVKQTKLRADRLRVAADQLYVLAETDLEYIVEAIETIHPACVVIDSIQTIYRADIASAPGSVSQVRECTAELMKIAKTKGIAIFIVGHVTKEGAIAGPRILEHMVDTVLYFEGERHHTYRILRAVKNRFGSTNEIGIFEMRESGLVEVANPSEVFLEERSRGAAGSTVVAAMEGTRPVLVEIQALVSPTSFGNPRRMATGIDHNRVSLLMAVLEKRVGLLLQNQDAYLKVAGGVKLDEPAIDLAIAVSIASSFRDQPTNPHDVIIGEVGLTGEVRRVSRIEQRVQEAVKLGFSRMIIPTNNLAGWNPPEHITVIGVSHVAEALEYTLQ; encoded by the coding sequence ATGGGGAAAAAGAAAACAAAGTTTGTTTGTCAAGAATGCGGCTATGAGTCAGCGAAGTGGCTTGGAAGATGCCCAGGATGCAATACGTGGAATTCGATGGTTGAGGAAATCGAGCGGACCAAGCCGGCAACAAGAGGAGTGTTTGTTCATTCCGCGCCTGATATCATCTCTAAGCCAGTGCCGATTACTACAGTGACAACGACGCAAGAGCCGCGCATACAAACGAGCATTTCCGAGTTTAACCGCGTATTGGGCGGAGGGGTTGTGAAAGGTTCGCTCGTTTTAATCGGCGGCGATCCGGGGATTGGAAAATCGACGCTTCTATTGCAAGTTTCTGCGCAACTTGCCGCTTTGCAGCATAAAGTATTATATATATCCGGCGAGGAATCAGTAAAACAAACGAAATTGCGCGCTGACCGCCTTCGTGTTGCTGCTGACCAGCTGTATGTATTAGCAGAGACAGATTTGGAATATATTGTAGAAGCAATAGAAACGATTCACCCTGCTTGTGTTGTGATCGATTCGATCCAAACGATTTACCGCGCGGATATTGCGTCTGCGCCCGGAAGTGTATCACAAGTTCGCGAGTGCACGGCAGAGCTGATGAAAATCGCCAAAACAAAAGGAATCGCCATTTTTATTGTCGGGCATGTAACAAAAGAAGGAGCGATTGCCGGACCAAGAATTTTAGAGCATATGGTGGACACCGTTCTTTATTTTGAAGGCGAGCGCCATCATACGTATCGTATTTTGCGGGCGGTGAAAAACCGTTTCGGCTCCACAAATGAAATTGGTATTTTCGAAATGAGAGAATCGGGGCTTGTTGAGGTCGCAAATCCATCGGAGGTGTTTTTAGAGGAGCGCTCCCGCGGTGCAGCAGGTTCAACCGTTGTCGCGGCAATGGAAGGGACCCGTCCTGTGTTAGTCGAAATTCAAGCGTTAGTGTCACCAACGAGCTTTGGTAATCCGCGGCGGATGGCGACAGGAATTGATCATAACCGTGTTTCTTTATTGATGGCCGTATTGGAAAAAAGGGTCGGTCTGCTTTTACAAAATCAGGATGCTTACTTGAAAGTGGCAGGGGGAGTAAAATTAGATGAACCGGCGATTGATTTAGCGATTGCTGTGAGCATTGCCTCGAGCTTTCGCGATCAGCCTACAAATCCGCATGACGTCATTATTGGCGAAGTTGGTTTGACAGGAGAAGTACGCCGTGTTTCCCGTATTGAACAGCGGGTGCAGGAAGCTGTAAAATTAGGATTTTCCCGCATGATTATCCCTACAAACAATTTAGCAGGATGGAACCCGCCGGAACATATAACCGTTATCGGCGTGTCCCATGTCGCCGAAGCGCTGGAGTATACGTTGCAGTAA
- a CDS encoding PIN/TRAM domain-containing protein, which translates to MVKRIVQLFFLVVGGTLGVVFLPNLLRLMNISDTSLLNNSYTLAVLGAFIFFMMTFWLVDYVVDMIRWVEETLVKAPAADLLFGSLGLIFGLIVAFLIVMPLQAFQFQVVNTVLPIFLTILLGYLGFQVGFKKRHELMNLFSLSNRMAKKKGIEGETDLLKGGSLKILDTSVIIDGRIADICKTGFLEGTLVIPRFVLEELQHIADSSDVLKRNRGRRGLDILNRIQKELDIKVEIYEGDFDDIQEVDSKLVKLAKLTSGVVVTNDFNLNKVCELQNVRVLNINDLANAVKPVVLPGEELNVHVIKDGKEHNQGVAYLDDGTMIVVEDGKEYIGKRVDVLVTSVLQTSAGRMIFAKLKLLQKAL; encoded by the coding sequence ATGGTGAAACGTATCGTCCAATTGTTTTTTCTTGTTGTTGGAGGAACGTTAGGGGTCGTTTTTCTACCAAATTTGTTGCGGTTAATGAATATAAGCGACACTTCGTTGCTAAATAATTCATATACATTGGCGGTGTTAGGAGCATTTATTTTCTTTATGATGACTTTTTGGCTAGTAGACTACGTTGTCGATATGATTCGCTGGGTGGAGGAAACGCTCGTCAAAGCACCAGCTGCCGATCTTTTATTTGGTAGTTTAGGGCTTATTTTCGGCCTTATTGTCGCGTTTTTAATTGTCATGCCGCTGCAGGCGTTTCAGTTTCAAGTCGTCAATACGGTGCTGCCGATATTTTTAACGATCTTGCTTGGTTACTTAGGATTCCAAGTAGGATTTAAAAAACGGCATGAATTAATGAATTTATTTTCTCTTTCCAATCGAATGGCGAAGAAAAAAGGGATAGAAGGAGAGACGGATTTACTGAAAGGCGGTTCTTTAAAAATTTTAGATACAAGTGTGATTATTGATGGACGAATTGCTGATATTTGCAAAACCGGCTTTTTAGAGGGAACGCTTGTCATTCCGCGCTTTGTCCTTGAAGAACTGCAGCATATTGCCGACTCGTCTGATGTGTTAAAACGCAACCGTGGCCGGCGCGGGCTTGACATTTTAAACCGCATCCAAAAGGAATTGGATATCAAAGTGGAAATTTATGAAGGAGATTTTGACGATATTCAAGAGGTCGACAGCAAGCTAGTGAAGCTGGCAAAATTGACGTCAGGTGTTGTTGTCACGAATGATTTCAATTTAAATAAAGTATGTGAGCTGCAAAATGTACGTGTCCTTAATATTAATGATTTAGCAAATGCGGTAAAACCGGTTGTTCTCCCAGGGGAAGAATTAAACGTCCATGTGATCAAAGATGGCAAAGAGCATAACCAAGGCGTCGCGTATTTGGATGATGGCACGATGATTGTCGTCGAAGACGGAAAAGAGTATATTGGCAAACGGGTTGACGTATTGGTGACAAGCGTGTTACAAACGTCAGCAGGGAGAATGATTTTCGCGAAGCTAAAGCTATTACAAAAAGCGTTATAA
- the ispD gene encoding 2-C-methyl-D-erythritol 4-phosphate cytidylyltransferase, protein MMYEVVIPAAGQGKRMKAGMNKQFIELQNEPLIVRTLKVFENDEWCRGIIVVINEAERTQFEQLFSRFHIKKITAIVGGGKERQHSVYNGLRAIKNSDIVLIHDGARPFVTIEQIHKLVDEAKEHGAAIPAVRVKDTVKKVRGQFVEETVERSSLWAVQTPQAFHVSLVLRAHEQAQKDGYIGTDDASLVERIGGKVKIVEGDYRNIKLTTPDDLLFAEAILSGWVSS, encoded by the coding sequence ATGATGTATGAGGTAGTTATTCCTGCGGCAGGGCAAGGAAAGCGAATGAAGGCGGGAATGAATAAACAATTCATTGAGCTGCAAAATGAACCGCTGATTGTGCGCACATTAAAAGTGTTTGAAAACGATGAATGGTGCCGTGGCATTATCGTTGTAATTAATGAAGCAGAAAGAACGCAATTTGAACAATTATTTTCCCGTTTCCATATAAAAAAAATTACTGCGATCGTAGGCGGTGGAAAAGAGCGGCAGCATAGCGTCTACAATGGATTGAGAGCGATAAAAAATAGCGATATTGTGCTGATTCATGATGGTGCGCGTCCGTTCGTTACTATAGAGCAGATTCATAAGTTGGTCGATGAAGCGAAGGAACACGGCGCGGCCATTCCGGCTGTACGCGTCAAGGATACCGTCAAAAAAGTTCGCGGCCAGTTTGTCGAGGAAACGGTGGAACGCTCTAGCTTGTGGGCTGTACAAACTCCACAAGCTTTTCATGTTTCCCTCGTTTTACGGGCCCATGAGCAAGCGCAAAAAGATGGCTATATTGGCACAGATGATGCGAGTCTGGTGGAGCGGATTGGCGGGAAAGTCAAAATTGTCGAGGGAGATTACCGCAATATTAAATTGACGACGCCAGATGATTTATTGTTTGCAGAAGCGATTTTATCCGGTTGGGTAAGTTCATAA
- the ispF gene encoding 2-C-methyl-D-erythritol 2,4-cyclodiphosphate synthase → MFRIGQGFDVHQLVEGRPLIIGGVRIPYEKGLLGHSDADVLLHAVADACLGAIGAGDIGKHFPDTDERYKDADSALLLKQVWELVKHQGYELVNLDCTVIAQKPKMAPHIEQMKENIAKLLEGEPSQINVKATTTEKLGFTGRGEGIAAQAVVLLQKQ, encoded by the coding sequence ATGTTTCGCATTGGTCAAGGGTTTGATGTTCATCAGCTTGTCGAGGGTCGTCCCCTTATTATTGGAGGCGTTCGCATTCCATACGAAAAGGGGCTGCTTGGCCATTCTGACGCTGATGTGTTGCTGCATGCGGTCGCGGATGCCTGTTTAGGAGCGATTGGGGCGGGTGACATCGGAAAGCATTTTCCAGATACAGATGAACGCTATAAAGACGCCGATTCCGCGCTGTTATTAAAACAAGTATGGGAATTGGTCAAGCACCAAGGGTACGAACTTGTTAATCTTGATTGCACAGTGATCGCGCAAAAGCCGAAGATGGCGCCGCATATTGAACAAATGAAAGAAAACATTGCAAAATTGTTGGAAGGAGAACCATCACAAATCAACGTTAAAGCGACAACGACGGAAAAGCTGGGCTTTACCGGCCGGGGAGAAGGAATCGCCGCACAAGCGGTCGTATTATTGCAAAAGCAGTAA
- the gltX gene encoding glutamate--tRNA ligase, giving the protein MSQEVRVRYAPSPTGHLHIGGARTALFNYLFARHHNGKFIVRIEDTDIERNVEGGEQSQLENLKWLGIDYDESVDKDGGYGPYRQTERLDIYRKYVNELLEKGYAYKCFCTPEELEKEREAQRAAGIAAPQYSGKCRHLTKEQIAQLEAEGKPYTIRVKVPEGKVYEFEDIVRGKVTFESKDIGDWVIMKANGIPTYNFAVVIDDHLMKITHVFRGEEHLSNTPKQLMIYDYFGWEPPKFGHLTLIVNENRKKLSKRDESIIQFVSQYKELGYLPEALFNFFALLGWSPEGEEEIFSKEELIRIFDVSRLSKSPSMFDTKKLTWMNNQYIKKLDLDRLVEISLPHLIKAGRLPEQMSEEQRQWARNLIALYQEQMSYGAEIVKLSELFFKEDIEYNEEAKEVLAGEQVPDVLKAFLEEVKQLEPFTAENIKAAIKSVQKATGQKGKKLFMPIRVAVTGQTHGPELPIALQLLGKEKVISRLEKVVH; this is encoded by the coding sequence ATGTCACAAGAAGTGAGAGTGCGATACGCACCGAGTCCAACTGGTCATTTACATATTGGCGGTGCAAGAACAGCGTTATTTAACTATTTGTTCGCTCGCCATCATAACGGGAAATTTATCGTGCGCATTGAAGATACAGATATTGAACGAAACGTAGAAGGCGGCGAACAATCGCAGTTAGAAAACTTAAAATGGTTAGGCATCGATTATGACGAGTCGGTGGATAAAGACGGCGGATACGGTCCATATCGCCAGACGGAACGTCTTGATATATATCGCAAATATGTAAATGAACTTTTAGAAAAAGGATACGCGTATAAATGTTTCTGCACGCCGGAAGAGCTTGAAAAAGAGCGGGAAGCGCAAAGAGCGGCAGGCATCGCTGCGCCGCAATATAGCGGGAAATGTCGCCATTTAACGAAAGAACAAATCGCACAATTGGAAGCGGAAGGAAAGCCATATACGATTCGCGTAAAAGTGCCGGAAGGAAAAGTATATGAATTTGAAGATATCGTGCGCGGAAAAGTGACGTTTGAATCAAAAGATATTGGCGATTGGGTCATTATGAAAGCGAACGGCATCCCAACATACAATTTTGCTGTCGTTATTGATGACCATTTAATGAAAATTACCCATGTGTTCCGCGGCGAGGAACATTTGTCGAACACGCCGAAGCAGTTGATGATTTATGACTATTTCGGCTGGGAGCCGCCGAAATTTGGCCATTTAACACTCATCGTGAATGAAAATCGCAAAAAACTTTCGAAACGTGACGAATCGATTATTCAATTTGTTTCCCAATATAAAGAGCTCGGCTATTTGCCGGAAGCATTGTTTAACTTCTTTGCGCTATTGGGCTGGTCGCCAGAAGGGGAAGAAGAAATTTTCTCGAAAGAGGAACTCATTCGCATTTTCGATGTTTCCCGATTGTCGAAATCGCCATCCATGTTTGATACGAAAAAGTTGACATGGATGAATAACCAATATATTAAAAAATTAGATTTAGACCGGCTAGTGGAGATTTCTTTGCCGCATTTGATTAAAGCCGGCCGCCTGCCAGAACAAATGAGCGAAGAACAGCGGCAATGGGCGCGTAATTTAATTGCGCTGTATCAAGAACAAATGAGCTATGGAGCAGAAATTGTCAAGCTATCGGAGTTGTTCTTTAAAGAAGACATTGAGTATAATGAAGAAGCGAAAGAGGTATTAGCAGGCGAACAAGTCCCTGATGTGTTAAAAGCATTTCTAGAAGAAGTGAAACAGCTCGAGCCGTTTACAGCGGAAAATATTAAAGCGGCGATTAAATCGGTGCAAAAGGCGACAGGGCAAAAAGGGAAAAAATTGTTTATGCCGATTCGCGTCGCTGTAACAGGGCAAACACACGGTCCAGAACTGCCAATTGCGCTTCAATTATTAGGAAAAGAAAAAGTCATCAGCCGATTAGAAAAAGTAGTTCATTAA
- the cysE gene encoding serine O-acetyltransferase: MFKTLKEDIEVVFEQDPAARSYLEVILTYSGLHAIWAHRIAHALYKRKFYFLARLISQISRFFTGIEIHPGAKIGRRFFIDHGMGVVIGETCEIGDNVTVYQGVTLGGTGKEKGKRHPTIKDNCLIAAGAKVLGSITIGENSKIGAGSVVLKDVPPNSTVVGIPGRVVVRDGVKVKKDLNHTDLPDPVADRIKELEAEIAKLRSEIESLKERKNEHEQHSAL, encoded by the coding sequence ATGTTTAAAACATTGAAGGAAGATATTGAAGTGGTTTTTGAGCAAGATCCAGCAGCAAGAAGCTATTTGGAAGTCATTTTAACCTACTCTGGTTTGCACGCGATTTGGGCGCACCGCATCGCTCATGCGTTATATAAACGTAAATTTTACTTTCTCGCCCGTCTTATTTCACAAATCAGCCGTTTTTTTACAGGAATTGAAATTCATCCGGGGGCAAAAATCGGCCGTCGTTTTTTCATCGACCACGGCATGGGGGTTGTCATTGGCGAAACGTGTGAAATTGGGGATAATGTAACTGTATATCAAGGCGTGACATTAGGAGGAACGGGGAAAGAAAAAGGAAAGCGCCATCCGACGATCAAAGATAACTGCTTAATTGCGGCAGGCGCAAAAGTGCTCGGTTCCATTACGATTGGGGAAAATTCGAAAATCGGAGCGGGGTCGGTTGTGTTGAAAGACGTTCCGCCGAACTCTACGGTTGTCGGCATTCCGGGACGAGTCGTTGTCCGCGATGGCGTGAAAGTAAAAAAAGACTTAAATCATACGGATTTGCCGGATCCAGTTGCCGATCGCATTAAAGAGTTAGAAGCGGAAATTGCGAAATTGCGTAGCGAAATCGAAAGCTTAAAGGAAAGGAAGAACGAACATGAGCAGCATTCGGCTTTATAA